ATTCTTTCCTAGTGCCTGTACAAGGCAGCAGAAGCATGTAGCAGGGTCAAAAGCCAAGAAGTAAGACAGCAGTCTTAATGTTACCCTGAGACTGAGATCTAAGTACACCGTCCCCCAGTCACCAGCTGCCTGCTTGTCACTGGATGTTTGGTACCAATAATTGGGTAGCAGCTTCTGATCTGATCAATAACCTTGTAAAAATATCTTGTGGTCTCCAAAAATGTTTAGTCTGGTCTGATTTTCTGATTTGCTGTAAGAAAAAACATGGATTGTCTAGTATAGCAATAGAAATTTGGAGCCTAAATAAGGATGCTTTTTCTtgaaatgtaatattttcttacttttgGAGGAAATATATTTTCTACTTCTACAAAGTAAACTTCAAGTGTTCTCTCTTCATTCTCCCACAACCATCGAGCTGGCAATCACAAAGTTATAAACGACACTTAATGAGGGAATTCTCATCTTCAAGGCCCTCATGAAAAGGGCAGGAGAGTAGAGGCAGTTGCCTGTTTATGAAGTAAAGGCGTctggtttttaaaagctattcttCTGTCatttggtgatttattttttttttaggtcaatATTTGTCACAATGTGGAGCTGAAAAGCTGTATTCCATTTTTCTGAGCAGAACAAAATCAAAGCAGCTTCTCAGTTTAGTTAGAGTAGCTGAGACAAAAGAATTGAGCATGTCACATGGGATATTCATCCTTACAACCACCATATCAAAAGTTGTAGAGTGCTTAGAGTATTTCCAGGATGTTGGGAGAAACTTTGTATTTGAACTCTTGAATATGTAGTGAGTGCCCCGCTCGCTTTCTTCCTGGGCTTCTACCAAACAAGTCAGCTTGAAAGAAGAACCTTAGAGCAGTGTCCTACGTAGCTGTGCCTTCTGACTGCCTTCCACAGAAAAACAGTTGGAAGTTACAGAACAAGTAATgggtaaatgaaataaaacttcccTTTGCTTAGCATTGTCTTCTAGATGTACGCAAAACCAAGAAATTGGGGTTCATTGGGGGATTTTTTTCACCAATGGTTGGCTAGTGCAGGCTCACGGCATTCATACCATCTACGTAAGCTTCTGGTGTAGCCCGAGATTTAGTCCTTCTTAAACAATACTGGTCGTTATGTGGAGAATACTTCAATATGCATGTGTAGTGTCTGATGTCTGACAAAGATGTTTGAGTTTGGGGGacctttatttcttaaatgtcaATCACTAATATTTTTTAACAGACATTAAATTTGTGGCAGAGATGTTTCCAGTATTAGTCTTTGTGTTTCTGTGCTTAGCAGAAGTAATAGAACTAAAAACAATCTGAAAACAattcttgtctgtttttcttcAAGTTATGCAAGTGACTGTCTAACAGTTCTGTATATCTTGTCTTTTCTCAGGGTGAAATTCATATGTCAGAAGAGGCCATACAGGACATTCTAGAACAGACGGAATCAGATCCAGCTTTTCAGGCACTCTTTGACTTGTTTGATTATGGTAGGGTATATTATACTCAATTGTACCATTACCATAAAGCATCATGAATGATGGGTTTTCCTAAGTATTGCCTGAAGAAGCAAAAGTAATTCAGCAGGCCTCTTTTGCAAGAGAAACGGACTGTATGGCATCTGTGTCCCCCAGTTCAGagttagatattttttttatatacacttTTACATGACTGTAAAGTACAGTATTTTCTCAtagaatctatgattctatgattctacagtatTTTCTCATGGCTGAAATTCAGGTTTTATGCTGGCTCAGTGATTGTTTTGTTGCTGTTAGTTTAGACTCTTCTGGTCTAAAGGATGATACTTAGTTTTTTATGCTGCTGtaaaatttttatatttgtctgaTTGAGGATATCCTCACATAAAATATAAGGACGTTTTTATGCTATTTCTGGATTTGTAGTGAGTATAGACAAATAGTTCTTTGAGTTTAGATGGCATTTCTTGAATTTGAAATCTCCATGCTTCATTTATAATGTAATAATCACATTTGTGCATTTATAATGTAATAATCACATTTGTGTATAAAATGACATATTTAATCattcttcatgttttattttgaaaataggaAAGAACAAGGCAAACAAGAACTTACCTGCTGGTATTTCTGGTCAAAGTGGAGTAGAAAATGCAATCCTGGTGGATGAGGATAACCTGGAAACACTTGAAAGTTCTTTAGGAACAGAAGAAACCAGTAGATgtaggttgtcttttttttttttttttttttttttccttctagtctGTTCacttttcattatgaaaatattttcagacaatttttacatttcaaaaatctttctgttttcaaTGGTAATATCCAGTCTGACACTTATATTGCGTGAACATAGGAATACATCTAGTCTGTTAGAAAGTTTCAGTCTATTAAATTTAGCAGTAGTCCATCAGTGTACTTACAAGTTGTACTCAGTAAGCTCATAAATGAAACCGGAGTATTTGCAAATCTGTTTTCTCATTCAAAACTTTGCAATATTCATTCTGGAACACataaagataatattttacaTCTAACCGTATTCATCTTTTTTCTCTATTGTGTAATGTATTTGTTAATTAATACACAAAAAGAGTTGCACTCTGGACAGAAGGTATGTTTAGTCTGTCTGCCTCATTCTTAACAATAGCCCATCAGTAGCAGATGTTTAGTGAAAGTATATGAGGAACAGAGCCAGGTTTTTATCCTGAGATGGTTTTTTGTGCTTCTGGAAATCTGATTTAGTGACTTGAGCTGTTTGCTTATTATGTGTACACTTATGTACGTACAAACTGATTTGCCAGATTGCCTAATGTGTATAACAGTACGTTTCATATACTTTCCACTCAGCTTGAAAGTAAGGATGAGTAGTGTTATTCTCACATAGTTTCATGTGAAACGGTTTTCCATTGAACTGATAACGTTACTTCTAAAACGCTGTAAAAGGATCATCTGTTACAGTAATTATGGAGCTAATTTATTGTCTGTTTTACAGGTGATAATTCTAGAGAATCACTATCCTGTAAAGGTTTTCAGTTAGGAGAAGCATCATGTGCCTTGAAGACCAGCCTTAATGATGATGATATGGCTAAGAAAAATACAACCAACGAACAGTTGCATGGAAATTGTAGAGCAAGGAAGCAGCCTGAAGTacttaaaaccgttacccctgaAAATATTGGAGAGCTTGAAATCGCTTTTGACTCCGTGCCTGGTTTGACTGAACCTAACAAGAGACAGAGTTCTGATAGTGAATGTAATGAACACTGTGGAGATTCTTATAATAAAAAAGAGTCATCTGCATTAGTATCTGAAAGTGAGCGAGCTATGGAGATTGAGAAAGGCCCACTAAGTCATGGTGCTCAAAGTAGTCCTAATTTAGAATATGTTCATTCTGGTAGTCCTCAGATTTCTTTGATTTCACTGGCAGAAGGTACTACAGccagtgaaaacaaaacacattctgGGAGTAAATGTCACTTATCACCAGATACATCGTTATCTGAAAAGACACTCACTAAAAGCCCTTCTGATGGGAGCCCTGGCCACAGTGTACTGCTGGGAAAAAACAATTCATCAATTTCTAGCCCATCAGCAGATGCAGGAAAAGAACAGGCTGTAACAAACGATACAGCTGCCTTACCTGGTATTTTACAGGAGAGCACTAGCCACCCCTCTAATCATCAGGAGCAAGGTATGCAGTCAGACTGTGCTGCAAGATCTGCAGCGAAGATTTCGGATCTTGACAAAACAGAGTTGCAGCTTGAAGTTGTTGATACTTCTAACAAACCTTATTCAAATGATCAGCCCGCACTTGATAAAACTTGTAAGAAAGATTTCAACCTCCCTACAGGACTGTCAAACTCGGAGGGAACACAAGGAGAAATGCAAGAACCTTCATCTTCTACGAAAGTAGATGCTGATAATATATATTTCTCTTCTGGTGATGATGCATGTACAGAAATTTCCGTGGTATCCACTGAAAATAATCTTACTGCATCTGAAATATGCCACTCTCCTCTCCCAGAAACTGCATCCTCAACAGATGAGTCAGGTACCGAGGCCAAAAGTATAAGCGGTGTGTCTTCTAGTAGTCAGCCAATGGATGTTGATCCTTCTAATATCATGTCCCTCAAGATCATCATCAGCGATGATCCGTTTATTTCATCGGACACAGAGTTAAATAATGCGGTTTCCAGCATCACAGGAGAAAATTTGCCGACTATAATATTGTCTTCTCCAGCCAAATCGCCAACCAAAACTGCAGGCCTGTCCAAGTGTCTGACTtcagaagacacagaaaaaaatgtggattcAGCTTTGGCGGAGCAGAACCTTCTTATGCTTAGACCTAAGGATCCCGTGGTCACCTCAGTTAACACCCAGAATGAAGACTGCGCTGGTTTTTCAGTTGCAGGGACGACTAATCTTTCCAAGGAAGGGGGATTTATACAGTTGATGCCAGCAACAAGCACAGCTTTTGGGAATTCAAACAACCTTTATATAGCCACTTGTGTGACTGATCCAGCTGCCTTGGGCACAGCTGTAACACCGTCCAATGTGGTTGTGTTGCCCAGCAGTTCTATGCCGCTGGCTGCCCAAGCTCCAGCTGTACAACAGTTACGGACTCCTCCTCGATCCGGCAATGCTTTTCCAGCAAACCAGACTGTCTCCCCAAACTTCCCACAAGGTAATCTCATTAttagaaaaagactgaaaatgtgGTGTTGATAtacctttgttgttgttgttgtaagtACATTAAaagtaaagcatttttaaatgccGTTCTGTCTGCCCCTTGAAACTAGCCAGGAGTTATGTATTTTTTGAGTGTATTAGTTgctacaaaaaatgaaataaaaactatgAAGGTCACTATTGACcgtgctgctttgaaaaaaatagcCTCATATTTCCAAAGCTTAAATTGTATAATTCTAGCAGTGATAAATTTAGAAAGCATATTTTGGCTTACACTAGAAAAGATTCCGTTGTTTCAGCTAAATAAAGCAGttcttctggtttgttttaaTGAGATTCCTGTTATAAATAGAATGCTGCATGTTATGGGTACCCATATTTAGTTTAGATAACTGACTAGATGGAAATACTCCTTCCAAAATTacttcttagggtttttttttgtttcattttccaaaGACCAAGGCTACACTAGAAGTACATTTAGACAAATATAAAAGTGTTACGTTATTCTTTCCATAATGCAAAATCTCTCCTGGTGCAAGCATTTTTATTACTACAGCAATAAAAATTTTAGGTGCTTTTTGAAATGTTAAACCTAACTAGAAACTGGTTGTAATCAACACATTTAGATTTCTTTCCAAAACTAAAAATTTGTCTCAGTTTTATCCTTGAATTTCTGTGTGGAGTTGTTTCGGTGTCGTCAGAAGTCAGTGCAAAGGTATGTGCAGGACCTTGGAGCGCTGGCCTTTTCTATCGCTGTGATTTCTTTATGTACCTGTTGTCTTCAGGCTTTTTTCCCAGGGAGAGAAATAGAAGTTTGCCTGTTCTTCTGCATTTGGTATTTTTCCTGGTAGTGCTCATGTAACTGAAGACCTGTGTGGaatcagtttttctttcactttttgaatttttcattcacttttcaATTAATGTGCTGTAATACTTCCCTTATTTTATAATTCCCGTATATAACAACTATTTTAACTACGATTTAAGTAGGAAACTTAAGTAGGAAACTTTAAGTAGGAAACTTCAGCTTAAATAGTCCAAATTAGTCTCattgaggttggttttttttgtgccccccccacccttttcttctttaggaaaaaaaaaaaaaagctgatctcAAACCCACTAATTCACTGAAGTCTTCATGTACCACATTAACACTTCCTACCGGCCAGGAATATACATTAGATACCTATATACAGACAAAACTAGCCTTTCCGAACTTCTTGTGTGCTCATAAAGGGAAAGCGTTATGAGTgcactagaagaaaaaaataattcctttaacaACTTCTGAGCATGCTAATTGTAGGGAATAAGAtgcaaatactattttatttttgctaagcAGCAAAATGAGCTATTtgatgttactttttctttttttttataaattaaagtTCAAGGCTTAACATAGGTATACTTACTTCAAGCTTAATTTTGaaccatttcttaaaaaaagaaaacggaGTTTAACTAAAGAATCCAGTTTGAACTAAAAATAAGTTACTACCCAGTTTTCTAGTAGTGACATCTAGTAAggatcataaaattaaaaaaaaaaaaaaaaaaaaaaaagctagagcTTTTATTGCCACAGGTCTGACCATGCATAATTTTAAGAAATCCTATCTTGAGGCTTTTCTTTTCACCAAAGTCTTTTAGTTTCTGTCCAATTTTAacactttgatattttttttttaggttccgCCATTATAATTGCATCTCCAGTGCAACCTGTTTTGCAAGGAATGGTGGGAATGATACCCCTCTCAGTCGTAGGACAAAACGGAAATACATTCCCAGCACCTGCCCGCCAGGTAGCACATCACAAATAAATCTTTGTCTTTTCGAAATTAAAGCTGAAGTGATAAGTCTTTTGGTAAATTGTAATGGAATATTATGATTCTTTCAAGGTTCTACATATGCCTGTGGCAAATCCAGTGTGCAACAGAAGTGTCCCAAAACTTCCCATCCCTCCCAAATCACAAAAGATTTCCGGAGCAAGAAACAAGACTAATACAGGTATTTGTGGTTTTaagaagggcagaagaaaagtGGGGGTTTTACAGACATGTCAGTTCTGATTAATAAAGTTTGTAAATACCAGTGCTCCTCTGCCAGGTAACTGCTGGGGTGGCTTTGAGAGAGGCCCGTACCCTGTAATTAGTAACTATATATGTTCGATTTACAAATAAGAGTCCTAGCATATTAAATAATTCCAGATTTGGGATCAAGCTTATTTTGGAAATCTAATGTTTCGAGGCTgtaatgcagttaaaaaaaaaaatgcatttttcttaatatttctggTTATTTTTCATCTCATTGGTTGTAAGTACAGTGTACTGTTGCCAACAAAATGAAGCCACATGGAAATACAAAAGTTATTAGAAAAGTCATCAACTCTAAACAtttattaaggaaaatatttaatcgAAGTGTTGCATATTTATACAAAAAATGCACTccatctgttttctctttcctatttCAGGTGTACACTTCTGTACATTAATTTCATTGACGCCTTGCTTCTTTAAATAGCAAATGGAAacaagactggagtgacattcaTTTCTCAGTGTTGGGAGggagtaaagaaaaataattgaaaacacaAACTAAATTGAGTTATACGGACAGCTTGTGCATTAGCCTatctatctttttaaaaaagagtaggcttacacagaaaaatgaaactaGAATGAAGttgcaaattaagaaaaaagctaGGGTGGTGTAGTTAGTCTGTGTTCTGGTTTGCTGATGGATAACAGAGTTCCCTGTGGTTATTTCCCTTCCACTTGGAAATCCCTGCTGTGCATTTCTAAGTCCAGCTTAGTTGATTTTTGTCTTGCCAGGACTATGTATTATCTAAGCGTAGACAGCAAGCAAGCTGCTGCTTTATACTTAGTTGGTGACCTTTGCTACTCTATTAATCTGTAAATTTGAAAATTGTTAAAAGTTGCAGAGTTTGGTTGCTGGGTTTTTCTTTATTGATTCTGTGTCAGGTGAaatgtcacagaatcatttaggttggaaaacatccttaagatcgagtccaaccattaacctaacactgccaagtccatcatcACTAAACCAAGTCCCTAAGCGCCACGCCTGCGGATGTCATTGTACTGTGAGATGATTTACTGGGAATACCGTAGTTTATTAATTCTTCACCTGTTCTTGCAGGAAAACTGGTACCAAGTGTAGCCGAGCCTTTAAACCATACAAATTCTCGAACGCAAAGGTCAGTAGTGCTACGTTTTCAAACTTGCTTTCGTTTTCCTGCCACGGATTTCTTCCTACTGTGTTGTCTGGGAGGAGGACAGACGGCCTTTTTAACAGTGGCATGAGCAAtaaccacttttttccccctcctatcTGTCTGCTAGGAGTATTCACGCAGGTGTGTCTTCGTACCGCTGCAGGGACATGTTAATGACAAGCCTGTGCTAGAATTCTCTGCTTACTGTTCCTCTGTTCATTTTGTatggttttgtgtttattttcgCCCATCTCAGTTGTCAAATAAAAATTTTTTGAGCGGAGTCCAAGCTATCAGAAATTACATGTTACATTTACTGGAAGATTTTGGCGACTAAACTCTTTTTTGTATATATTGATGAGTACA
Above is a window of Larus michahellis chromosome 1, bLarMic1.1, whole genome shotgun sequence DNA encoding:
- the NPAT gene encoding protein NPAT isoform X1, which translates into the protein MLLPSDVARLVLGYLQQEKLLATCREFILESSDLKEYAEHCTEDGIIPACLLSLCGKNLTTILNEYVAMKTKETTHEVPAMMSSLWKKLDYTLSQIRSMQNSTGFSANQRTRTRSGIVEMKRQRMLQQSAPANSGLLSVAHQSGPQNSSSIVSPQVIHRPTINQSMSQTRLNTLFVHQSQTQENKISTGDFIHIQVPASQERKLHSSLLSPGRRKSESQKRKSIATSGPLSAAKSSQDPDEVITEKESEPLEEFIDGNFPQLVIENAREKILSNKSLQEKLAENINKILGSDGSVAQAPKQTDSGPTEQETSIDEILGLQGEIHMSEEAIQDILEQTESDPAFQALFDLFDYGKNKANKNLPAGISGQSGVENAILVDEDNLETLESSLGTEETSRCDNSRESLSCKGFQLGEASCALKTSLNDDDMAKKNTTNEQLHGNCRARKQPEVLKTVTPENIGELEIAFDSVPGLTEPNKRQSSDSECNEHCGDSYNKKESSALVSESERAMEIEKGPLSHGAQSSPNLEYVHSGSPQISLISLAEGTTASENKTHSGSKCHLSPDTSLSEKTLTKSPSDGSPGHSVLLGKNNSSISSPSADAGKEQAVTNDTAALPGILQESTSHPSNHQEQGMQSDCAARSAAKISDLDKTELQLEVVDTSNKPYSNDQPALDKTCKKDFNLPTGLSNSEGTQGEMQEPSSSTKVDADNIYFSSGDDACTEISVVSTENNLTASEICHSPLPETASSTDESGTEAKSISGVSSSSQPMDVDPSNIMSLKIIISDDPFISSDTELNNAVSSITGENLPTIILSSPAKSPTKTAGLSKCLTSEDTEKNVDSALAEQNLLMLRPKDPVVTSVNTQNEDCAGFSVAGTTNLSKEGGFIQLMPATSTAFGNSNNLYIATCVTDPAALGTAVTPSNVVVLPSSSMPLAAQAPAVQQLRTPPRSGNAFPANQTVSPNFPQGSAIIIASPVQPVLQGMVGMIPLSVVGQNGNTFPAPARQVLHMPVANPVCNRSVPKLPIPPKSQKISGARNKTNTGKLVPSVAEPLNHTNSRTQRTGNSDKLITVELGRKAEETLPVAPVESTSSNSRQSESHRRVLCFDNILPAPGGNTQTQATKSLSQKERNENTLFAVDSASSSAKAQVAKREKDKTLPRILCKPEVGSNRSASAKEPQPERKVATAGLPLDPFHKTTANKENELRRDTDEKQKNQDTAKLSNGQQSVSLWNEKTVALVQELNKKQGSLSNGNSKSSAAVSLSSKEPKREPAKVSSQGLCLSSPFTKQCVEMLQDIQWHSPTSKTVENGELPVPRTPSGVGDRHTDDTTDSVRTPTCRRFNEDSTTPRIMVPPATPDLPACSPASETGSENSVSMAAHTLMILSRAAIARTSTATPLKDNTQQFRSLRSTVKKRKLEDLNEGERNSRSANRKDLQSSPTPSKKKKIKKKKLPNSFPAGMDVDKFLLSLHYDE
- the NPAT gene encoding protein NPAT isoform X2, with translation MLLPSDVARLVLGYLQQEKLLATCREFILESSDLKEYAEHCTEDGIIPACLLSLCGKNLTTILNEYVAMKTKETTHEVPAMMSSLWKKLDYTLSQIRSMQNSTGFSANQRTRTRSGIVEMKRQRMLQQSAPANSGLLSVAHQSGPQNSSSIVSPQVIHRPTINQSMSQTRLNTLFVHQSQTQENKISRDFIHIQVPASQERKLHSSLLSPGRRKSESQKRKSIATSGPLSAAKSSQDPDEVITEKESEPLEEFIDGNFPQLVIENAREKILSNKSLQEKLAENINKILGSDGSVAQAPKQTDSGPTEQETSIDEILGLQGEIHMSEEAIQDILEQTESDPAFQALFDLFDYGKNKANKNLPAGISGQSGVENAILVDEDNLETLESSLGTEETSRCDNSRESLSCKGFQLGEASCALKTSLNDDDMAKKNTTNEQLHGNCRARKQPEVLKTVTPENIGELEIAFDSVPGLTEPNKRQSSDSECNEHCGDSYNKKESSALVSESERAMEIEKGPLSHGAQSSPNLEYVHSGSPQISLISLAEGTTASENKTHSGSKCHLSPDTSLSEKTLTKSPSDGSPGHSVLLGKNNSSISSPSADAGKEQAVTNDTAALPGILQESTSHPSNHQEQGMQSDCAARSAAKISDLDKTELQLEVVDTSNKPYSNDQPALDKTCKKDFNLPTGLSNSEGTQGEMQEPSSSTKVDADNIYFSSGDDACTEISVVSTENNLTASEICHSPLPETASSTDESGTEAKSISGVSSSSQPMDVDPSNIMSLKIIISDDPFISSDTELNNAVSSITGENLPTIILSSPAKSPTKTAGLSKCLTSEDTEKNVDSALAEQNLLMLRPKDPVVTSVNTQNEDCAGFSVAGTTNLSKEGGFIQLMPATSTAFGNSNNLYIATCVTDPAALGTAVTPSNVVVLPSSSMPLAAQAPAVQQLRTPPRSGNAFPANQTVSPNFPQGSAIIIASPVQPVLQGMVGMIPLSVVGQNGNTFPAPARQVLHMPVANPVCNRSVPKLPIPPKSQKISGARNKTNTGKLVPSVAEPLNHTNSRTQRTGNSDKLITVELGRKAEETLPVAPVESTSSNSRQSESHRRVLCFDNILPAPGGNTQTQATKSLSQKERNENTLFAVDSASSSAKAQVAKREKDKTLPRILCKPEVGSNRSASAKEPQPERKVATAGLPLDPFHKTTANKENELRRDTDEKQKNQDTAKLSNGQQSVSLWNEKTVALVQELNKKQGSLSNGNSKSSAAVSLSSKEPKREPAKVSSQGLCLSSPFTKQCVEMLQDIQWHSPTSKTVENGELPVPRTPSGVGDRHTDDTTDSVRTPTCRRFNEDSTTPRIMVPPATPDLPACSPASETGSENSVSMAAHTLMILSRAAIARTSTATPLKDNTQQFRSLRSTVKKRKLEDLNEGERNSRSANRKDLQSSPTPSKKKKIKKKKLPNSFPAGMDVDKFLLSLHYDE